A genomic window from Solanum stenotomum isolate F172 chromosome 10, ASM1918654v1, whole genome shotgun sequence includes:
- the LOC125842612 gene encoding topless-related protein 1-like isoform X8, whose translation MSLSKDLIFLILQFCNEENLTKTAHMLGQETGFFFDMGHLEALVLGGKWDEIENYLSGFTGVTDSRYSKKMFFEIRKQKFLEALDRQDRKTALEILMKDLQVFAEPNKVLYAEMTQLLTFDDFREHPSLALYGDTLTARNRIMKLLKVVIESSPQFHGRLDFPELTKSRLRRLINQSLNWQHIHCAKPQQEPEIKTLFTDHKCSIPEDQSVTQMPRPSQAISAANADQSVTEMPRPSQTILAATPDQSVTQMPRPSETTSAANQDQSVTQMPRPSETTSAANQDQSFTQMPRPSKSISAANPDHRQIFSSSSIVTDDIASASTSKAVQDSGNLSDVNTARDMNEKVLSTTAPCQDQDTSVNLSDDFPKTVERVLTIGANPPTTSDYPTISSSYPTVNYYPTTMDFHPVQQTLLIVGDGGGGVELWDVSSGKMLFRRTLMMWEVEAFSAEFLKSMGEDPRISVNRVLWSSDGSLFGVASSKNIVQLYSYHNNDNHAENHLEIEAHYGSVNDLAFSKPNNQLLVITCGEDKLVKVWNTNNGARQYTFEGHGAPVYSLCAHVKEDVHFIFSTSTNGEIKAWVYENSGPSVSYEAPSKCCMRMLYSANGKRLFSCGTNKDGDSYLVEWNENDGFIERTYLGLGKCSSGVVEFDISRNNYVAAGDSHVIKVWNVNDAQLLTVVNAGGDLPASPYVRFNKNGTLLAVSVDQNSIKILANDGGRIFLQTSLDASTYLSTREIAGNSLSGPANSSPIDGIVPPEKTAESLASMEHHKILGNPSTSKVVQISRCQSLRLPSEVKTNKVCRLAYTQAGNMLVALVADGIHLLWKWSESDSNLTGQTTPKCTPQLWQPRSGQSGVVLKNSLPSSDAGAVSPCIALTNNGFYALSASGGAVSIFNLNLYKKMKSITPPTPAATCIACHPTNNNVIAVGMDDSTIIVYSVRSEEFISRLQGHSKRITGLAFSNTLNVLVSSGADSQIVVWNSTNWEREGSTMLQMSADWLPTEVSETSVEYQRDEKCFLVVHETQIAIYETTKLECVKQWMIKNFCARISHATFSCDSEWIYIVMKDGIILILSASDLSPKYEIDPSTFLTSDLSSHVFPVVVAAHPQNPNQLALGLNDGGVVVIEPSESDGRWCEPPKATTLTNEQPI comes from the exons ATGTCTCTTAGTAAAGACCTTATATTCTTGATATTGCAATTCTGCAATGAGGAGAACCTCACGAAAACTGCTCACAT GTTAGGGCAGGAGACAGGGTTTTTCTTTGACATGGGACATCTTGAAGCTCTCGTGCTTGGTGGCAAGTGGGATGAGattgagaactacctttcaggTTTCACTGGTGTCACTGACAGCAgatattctaaaaaaatgtttttcgaGATTAGGAAACAAAAGTTCCTTGAGGCACTCGACAG GCAAGATCGTAAAACTGCTCTTGAGATCCTTATGAAAGATCTTCAAGTGTTTGCCGAGCCAAATAAAGTGCTTTATGCAGAGATGACTCAGCTTCTTACATTCGATGACTTCAG AGAACATCCTTCACTTGCTTTATATGGAGACACATTAACTGCTAGGAACCGCATAATGAAGCTACTTAAGGTTGTCATTGAATCAAGCCCCCAGTTTCATGGAAGACTCGACTTTCCAGAATTAACCAAGTCAAGATTGCGCCGTCTAATTAATCAAAG CTTGAACTGGCAGCATATTCATTGTGCAAAGCCTCAGCAAGAACCGGAGATCAAAACACTCTTCACTGATCATAAGTGTTCCATACCTGAAGATCAGTCGGTTACGCAAATGCCAAGG CCTAGCCAAGCCATATCGGCTGCAAACGCAGATCAGTCGGTTACGGAAATGCCAAGG CCTAGCCAAACCATATTGGCTGCAACCCCAGATCAGTCGGTTACGCAAATGCCAAGG CCTAGTGAAACCACATCGGCTGCAAACCAAGATCAGTCGGTTACGCAAATGCCAAGG CCTAGTGAAACCACATCGGCTGCAAACCAAGATCAGTCATTTACGCAAATGCCAAGG CCTAGCAAAAGCATATCAGCTGCAAACCCTGATCATCGACAAATATTTTCTAGTTCGTCCATTGTAACTGATGACATAGCTTCTG CTTCTACTTCGAAGGCTGTTCAGGATTCTGGTAATTTATCTGATGTAAACACTGCAAGGGATATGAACGAG AAAGTGTTATCCACAACTGCTCCTTGTCAAGACCAGGATACATCGGTTAACCTCTCGGATGACTTTCCGAAGACCGTTGAACGTGTTTTAACCATTGGCGCCAATCCACCAACGACCAGCGATTATCCAACAATCAGTAGTAGTTATCCGACGGTCAACTATTATCCAACCACAATGGATTTTCACCCTGTTCAACAGACACTTCTGATAG TTGGAGACGGTGGTGGAGGCGTAGAGCTGTGGGATGTTAGTTCTGGaaaaatgttgtttagaagaaCGTTAATGATGTGGGAAGTAGAGGCTTTTTCAGCTGAATTTCTG AAAAGTATGGGTGAAGATCCGAGGATCTCAGTCAATCGAGTCCTATGGAGTTCCGATGGCTCTCTCTTTG GGGTTGCATCTTCTAAGAACATTGTTCAACTATATAGTTATCATAATAATGACAATCATGCTGAAAACCATCTGGAG ATTGAGGCTCATTATGGCAGTGTAAATGATCTTGCATTTTCTAAGCCAAATAACCAACTTCTTGTCATAACGTGCGGTGAGGACAAGTTGGTCAAG GTCTGGAATACTAACAATGGTGCTAGACAATATACTTTTGAAGGTCATGGAGCGCCCGTTTACTCTCTTTGCGCTCACGTGAAGGAAGATGTTCAT TTTATATTTTCAACATCAACTAATGGTGAAATAAAAGCATGGGTGTATGAAAACTCGGGACCAAGTGTTTCTTATGAGGCTCCTAGTAAATGTTGCATGAGAATGCTTTACAGTGCCAATGGTAAAAG GCTTTTTTCATGTGGGACTAATAAAGATGGAGACTCGTACttggtggaatggaatgaaAATGATGGTTTCATAGAAAGGACCTACCTCGGACTTGGCAAATGTTCTTCGGGTGTTGTGGAATTTGATATCAGCAGGAATAACTATGTGGCTGCTGGAGATTCCCATGTAATCAAAGTTTGGAATGTAAATGATGCTCAACTCTTGACAGTTGTCAATGCTGGTGGAGACCTTCCT GCAAGTCCATATGTTCGATTCAACAAGAATGGCACTTTATTGGCTGTCTCTGTGGATCAGAACAGTATCAAAATCTTAGCAAATGATGGTGGCCGCATTTTTCTTCAAACTTCATTGGATGCCTCTACATATCTATCTACAAGAGAG ATTGCAGGCAATTCCCTAAGTGGTCCTGCTAATAGTAGCCCGATTGATGGCATTGTCCCTCCG GAAAAGACAGCAGAAAGCCTGGCAAGTATGGAGCATCACAAGATATTAGGGAATCCGAGCACCTCTAAGGTCGTCCAAATTTCACGATGTCAATCTTTGAGGCTCCCCTCGGAAGTGAAGACAAATAAG GTGTGTAGGTTAGCATATACTCAGGCAGGAAATATGCTTGTGGCCTTAGTCGCAGATGGTATTCATCTACTCTGGAAATGGTCGGAGAGTGATTCTAATTTGACTGGCCAG ACAACACCAAAATGCACTCCTCAATTGTGGCAACCACGGAGTGGGCAGAGTGGGGTGGTTTTGAAGAACAGTCTGCCCAGTAGTGATGCAGGAGCAGTTTCACCTTGCATAGCTTTAACCAATAATGGTTTTTATGCACTTTCGGCATCCGGAGGAGCAGTTTCTATATTTAACTTAAACCTCTATAAG AAAATGAAAAGTATCACGCCTCCTACACCTGCAGCAACATGTATTGCTTGCCACCCGACTAATAACAATGTGATTGCTGTTGGGATGGATGATTCGACAATCATTGTCTACAGTGTCCGTTCGGAGGAG TTCATAAGCAGGCTTCAGGGACACTCAAAAAGGATTACTGGACTTGCATTCTCTAACACACTGAATGTGCTTGTTTCTTCAGGAGCAGACTCTCAG ATAGTGGTGTGGAATTCAACAAACTGGGAGAGGGAGGGAAGTACAATGTTGCAGATGTCTGCAGACTGGTTACCAACAGAAGTATCAGAGACATCTGTCGAATATCAGCGAGATGAGAAATGCTTCCTTGTCGTACATGAGACTCAAATTGCAATCTATGAAACAACAAAGCTAGAATGTGTGAAGCAG TGGATGATCAAAAACTTCTGTGCGCGAATTTCACATGCAACATTTTCATGTGATAGTGAGTGGATATATATTGTTATGAAAGACGGGATCATTTTGATACTCTCTGCTTCAGATCTCTCCCCCAAATATGAGATTGATCCTTCTACTTTCCTCACTTCTGATTTGag TTCTCATGTGTTCCCTGTGGTGGTTGCTGCTCATCCTCAAAATCCAAACCAGTTAGCTTTGGGTTTAAACGACGGTGGAGTAGTCGTTATTGAACCTTCAGAGTCTGATGGTAGATGGTGTGAGCCACCCAAGGCGACGACTCTTACCAATGAGCAACCAATATAG
- the LOC125842612 gene encoding topless-related protein 1-like isoform X11 — MSLSKDLIFLILQFCNEENLTKTAHMLGQETGFFFDMGHLEALVLGGKWDEIENYLSGFTGVTDSRYSKKMFFEIRKQKFLEALDRQDRKTALEILMKDLQVFAEPNKVLYAEMTQLLTFDDFREHPSLALYGDTLTARNRIMKLLKVVIESSPQFHGRLDFPELTKSRLRRLINQSLNWQHIHCAKPQQEPEIKTLFTDHKCSIPEDQSVTQMPRPSQTISAATPDQSVTQMPRPSETTSAANQDQSVTQMPRPSETTSAANQDQSFTQMPRPSKSISAANPDHRQIFSSSSIVTDDIASASTSKAVQDSGNLSDVNTARDMNEKVLSTTAPCQDQDTSVNLSDDFPKTVERVLTIGANPPTTSDYPTISSSYPTVNYYPTTMDFHPVQQTLLIVGDGGGGVELWDVSSGKMLFRRTLMMWEVEAFSAEFLKSMGEDPRISVNRVLWSSDGSLFGVASSKNIVQLYSYHNNDNHAENHLEIEAHYGSVNDLAFSKPNNQLLVITCGEDKLVKVWNTNNGARQYTFEGHGAPVYSLCAHVKEDVHFIFSTSTNGEIKAWVYENSGPSVSYEAPSKCCMRMLYSANGKRLFSCGTNKDGDSYLVEWNENDGFIERTYLGLGKCSSGVVEFDISRNNYVAAGDSHVIKVWNVNDAQLLTVVNAGGDLPASPYVRFNKNGTLLAVSVDQNSIKILANDGGRIFLQTSLDASTYLSTREIAGNSLSGPANSSPIDGIVPPEKTAESLASMEHHKILGNPSTSKVVQISRCQSLRLPSEVKTNKVCRLAYTQAGNMLVALVADGIHLLWKWSESDSNLTGQTTPKCTPQLWQPRSGQSGVVLKNSLPSSDAGAVSPCIALTNNGFYALSASGGAVSIFNLNLYKKMKSITPPTPAATCIACHPTNNNVIAVGMDDSTIIVYSVRSEEFISRLQGHSKRITGLAFSNTLNVLVSSGADSQIVVWNSTNWEREGSTMLQMSADWLPTEVSETSVEYQRDEKCFLVVHETQIAIYETTKLECVKQWMIKNFCARISHATFSCDSEWIYIVMKDGIILILSASDLSPKYEIDPSTFLTSDLSSHVFPVVVAAHPQNPNQLALGLNDGGVVVIEPSESDGRWCEPPKATTLTNEQPI, encoded by the exons ATGTCTCTTAGTAAAGACCTTATATTCTTGATATTGCAATTCTGCAATGAGGAGAACCTCACGAAAACTGCTCACAT GTTAGGGCAGGAGACAGGGTTTTTCTTTGACATGGGACATCTTGAAGCTCTCGTGCTTGGTGGCAAGTGGGATGAGattgagaactacctttcaggTTTCACTGGTGTCACTGACAGCAgatattctaaaaaaatgtttttcgaGATTAGGAAACAAAAGTTCCTTGAGGCACTCGACAG GCAAGATCGTAAAACTGCTCTTGAGATCCTTATGAAAGATCTTCAAGTGTTTGCCGAGCCAAATAAAGTGCTTTATGCAGAGATGACTCAGCTTCTTACATTCGATGACTTCAG AGAACATCCTTCACTTGCTTTATATGGAGACACATTAACTGCTAGGAACCGCATAATGAAGCTACTTAAGGTTGTCATTGAATCAAGCCCCCAGTTTCATGGAAGACTCGACTTTCCAGAATTAACCAAGTCAAGATTGCGCCGTCTAATTAATCAAAG CTTGAACTGGCAGCATATTCATTGTGCAAAGCCTCAGCAAGAACCGGAGATCAAAACACTCTTCACTGATCATAAGTGTTCCATACCTGAAGATCAGTCGGTTACGCAAATGCCAAGG CCTAGCCAAACCATATCGGCTGCAACCCCAGATCAGTCGGTTACGCAAATGCCAAGG CCTAGTGAAACCACATCGGCTGCAAACCAAGATCAGTCGGTTACGCAAATGCCAAGG CCTAGTGAAACCACATCGGCTGCAAACCAAGATCAGTCATTTACGCAAATGCCAAGG CCTAGCAAAAGCATATCAGCTGCAAACCCTGATCATCGACAAATATTTTCTAGTTCGTCCATTGTAACTGATGACATAGCTTCTG CTTCTACTTCGAAGGCTGTTCAGGATTCTGGTAATTTATCTGATGTAAACACTGCAAGGGATATGAACGAG AAAGTGTTATCCACAACTGCTCCTTGTCAAGACCAGGATACATCGGTTAACCTCTCGGATGACTTTCCGAAGACCGTTGAACGTGTTTTAACCATTGGCGCCAATCCACCAACGACCAGCGATTATCCAACAATCAGTAGTAGTTATCCGACGGTCAACTATTATCCAACCACAATGGATTTTCACCCTGTTCAACAGACACTTCTGATAG TTGGAGACGGTGGTGGAGGCGTAGAGCTGTGGGATGTTAGTTCTGGaaaaatgttgtttagaagaaCGTTAATGATGTGGGAAGTAGAGGCTTTTTCAGCTGAATTTCTG AAAAGTATGGGTGAAGATCCGAGGATCTCAGTCAATCGAGTCCTATGGAGTTCCGATGGCTCTCTCTTTG GGGTTGCATCTTCTAAGAACATTGTTCAACTATATAGTTATCATAATAATGACAATCATGCTGAAAACCATCTGGAG ATTGAGGCTCATTATGGCAGTGTAAATGATCTTGCATTTTCTAAGCCAAATAACCAACTTCTTGTCATAACGTGCGGTGAGGACAAGTTGGTCAAG GTCTGGAATACTAACAATGGTGCTAGACAATATACTTTTGAAGGTCATGGAGCGCCCGTTTACTCTCTTTGCGCTCACGTGAAGGAAGATGTTCAT TTTATATTTTCAACATCAACTAATGGTGAAATAAAAGCATGGGTGTATGAAAACTCGGGACCAAGTGTTTCTTATGAGGCTCCTAGTAAATGTTGCATGAGAATGCTTTACAGTGCCAATGGTAAAAG GCTTTTTTCATGTGGGACTAATAAAGATGGAGACTCGTACttggtggaatggaatgaaAATGATGGTTTCATAGAAAGGACCTACCTCGGACTTGGCAAATGTTCTTCGGGTGTTGTGGAATTTGATATCAGCAGGAATAACTATGTGGCTGCTGGAGATTCCCATGTAATCAAAGTTTGGAATGTAAATGATGCTCAACTCTTGACAGTTGTCAATGCTGGTGGAGACCTTCCT GCAAGTCCATATGTTCGATTCAACAAGAATGGCACTTTATTGGCTGTCTCTGTGGATCAGAACAGTATCAAAATCTTAGCAAATGATGGTGGCCGCATTTTTCTTCAAACTTCATTGGATGCCTCTACATATCTATCTACAAGAGAG ATTGCAGGCAATTCCCTAAGTGGTCCTGCTAATAGTAGCCCGATTGATGGCATTGTCCCTCCG GAAAAGACAGCAGAAAGCCTGGCAAGTATGGAGCATCACAAGATATTAGGGAATCCGAGCACCTCTAAGGTCGTCCAAATTTCACGATGTCAATCTTTGAGGCTCCCCTCGGAAGTGAAGACAAATAAG GTGTGTAGGTTAGCATATACTCAGGCAGGAAATATGCTTGTGGCCTTAGTCGCAGATGGTATTCATCTACTCTGGAAATGGTCGGAGAGTGATTCTAATTTGACTGGCCAG ACAACACCAAAATGCACTCCTCAATTGTGGCAACCACGGAGTGGGCAGAGTGGGGTGGTTTTGAAGAACAGTCTGCCCAGTAGTGATGCAGGAGCAGTTTCACCTTGCATAGCTTTAACCAATAATGGTTTTTATGCACTTTCGGCATCCGGAGGAGCAGTTTCTATATTTAACTTAAACCTCTATAAG AAAATGAAAAGTATCACGCCTCCTACACCTGCAGCAACATGTATTGCTTGCCACCCGACTAATAACAATGTGATTGCTGTTGGGATGGATGATTCGACAATCATTGTCTACAGTGTCCGTTCGGAGGAG TTCATAAGCAGGCTTCAGGGACACTCAAAAAGGATTACTGGACTTGCATTCTCTAACACACTGAATGTGCTTGTTTCTTCAGGAGCAGACTCTCAG ATAGTGGTGTGGAATTCAACAAACTGGGAGAGGGAGGGAAGTACAATGTTGCAGATGTCTGCAGACTGGTTACCAACAGAAGTATCAGAGACATCTGTCGAATATCAGCGAGATGAGAAATGCTTCCTTGTCGTACATGAGACTCAAATTGCAATCTATGAAACAACAAAGCTAGAATGTGTGAAGCAG TGGATGATCAAAAACTTCTGTGCGCGAATTTCACATGCAACATTTTCATGTGATAGTGAGTGGATATATATTGTTATGAAAGACGGGATCATTTTGATACTCTCTGCTTCAGATCTCTCCCCCAAATATGAGATTGATCCTTCTACTTTCCTCACTTCTGATTTGag TTCTCATGTGTTCCCTGTGGTGGTTGCTGCTCATCCTCAAAATCCAAACCAGTTAGCTTTGGGTTTAAACGACGGTGGAGTAGTCGTTATTGAACCTTCAGAGTCTGATGGTAGATGGTGTGAGCCACCCAAGGCGACGACTCTTACCAATGAGCAACCAATATAG
- the LOC125842612 gene encoding topless-related protein 1-like isoform X9, producing MSLSKDLIFLILQFCNEENLTKTAHMLGQETGFFFDMGHLEALVLGGKWDEIENYLSGFTGVTDSRYSKKMFFEIRKQKFLEALDRQDRKTALEILMKDLQVFAEPNKVLYAEMTQLLTFDDFREHPSLALYGDTLTARNRIMKLLKVVIESSPQFHGRLDFPELTKSRLRRLINQSLNWQHIHCAKPQQEPEIKTLFTDHKCSIPEDQSVTQMPRPSQTISAATPDQSVTQMPRPSQTILAATPDQSVTQMPRPSETTSAANQDQSVTQMPRPSETTSAANQDQSFTQMPRPSKSISAANPDHRQIFSSSSIVTDDIASASTSKAVQDSGNLSDVNTARDMNEKVLSTTAPCQDQDTSVNLSDDFPKTVERVLTIGANPPTTSDYPTISSSYPTVNYYPTTMDFHPVQQTLLIVGDGGGGVELWDVSSGKMLFRRTLMMWEVEAFSAEFLKSMGEDPRISVNRVLWSSDGSLFGVASSKNIVQLYSYHNNDNHAENHLEIEAHYGSVNDLAFSKPNNQLLVITCGEDKLVKVWNTNNGARQYTFEGHGAPVYSLCAHVKEDVHFIFSTSTNGEIKAWVYENSGPSVSYEAPSKCCMRMLYSANGKRLFSCGTNKDGDSYLVEWNENDGFIERTYLGLGKCSSGVVEFDISRNNYVAAGDSHVIKVWNVNDAQLLTVVNAGGDLPASPYVRFNKNGTLLAVSVDQNSIKILANDGGRIFLQTSLDASTYLSTREIAGNSLSGPANSSPIDGIVPPEKTAESLASMEHHKILGNPSTSKVVQISRCQSLRLPSEVKTNKVCRLAYTQAGNMLVALVADGIHLLWKWSESDSNLTGQTTPKCTPQLWQPRSGQSGVVLKNSLPSSDAGAVSPCIALTNNGFYALSASGGAVSIFNLNLYKKMKSITPPTPAATCIACHPTNNNVIAVGMDDSTIIVYSVRSEEFISRLQGHSKRITGLAFSNTLNVLVSSGADSQIVVWNSTNWEREGSTMLQMSADWLPTEVSETSVEYQRDEKCFLVVHETQIAIYETTKLECVKQWMIKNFCARISHATFSCDSEWIYIVMKDGIILILSASDLSPKYEIDPSTFLTSDLSSHVFPVVVAAHPQNPNQLALGLNDGGVVVIEPSESDGRWCEPPKATTLTNEQPI from the exons ATGTCTCTTAGTAAAGACCTTATATTCTTGATATTGCAATTCTGCAATGAGGAGAACCTCACGAAAACTGCTCACAT GTTAGGGCAGGAGACAGGGTTTTTCTTTGACATGGGACATCTTGAAGCTCTCGTGCTTGGTGGCAAGTGGGATGAGattgagaactacctttcaggTTTCACTGGTGTCACTGACAGCAgatattctaaaaaaatgtttttcgaGATTAGGAAACAAAAGTTCCTTGAGGCACTCGACAG GCAAGATCGTAAAACTGCTCTTGAGATCCTTATGAAAGATCTTCAAGTGTTTGCCGAGCCAAATAAAGTGCTTTATGCAGAGATGACTCAGCTTCTTACATTCGATGACTTCAG AGAACATCCTTCACTTGCTTTATATGGAGACACATTAACTGCTAGGAACCGCATAATGAAGCTACTTAAGGTTGTCATTGAATCAAGCCCCCAGTTTCATGGAAGACTCGACTTTCCAGAATTAACCAAGTCAAGATTGCGCCGTCTAATTAATCAAAG CTTGAACTGGCAGCATATTCATTGTGCAAAGCCTCAGCAAGAACCGGAGATCAAAACACTCTTCACTGATCATAAGTGTTCCATACCTGAAGATCAGTCGGTTACGCAAATGCCAAGG CCTAGCCAAACCATATCGGCTGCAACCCCAGATCAGTCGGTTACGCAAATGCCAAGG CCTAGCCAAACCATATTGGCTGCAACCCCAGATCAGTCGGTTACGCAAATGCCAAGG CCTAGTGAAACCACATCGGCTGCAAACCAAGATCAGTCGGTTACGCAAATGCCAAGG CCTAGTGAAACCACATCGGCTGCAAACCAAGATCAGTCATTTACGCAAATGCCAAGG CCTAGCAAAAGCATATCAGCTGCAAACCCTGATCATCGACAAATATTTTCTAGTTCGTCCATTGTAACTGATGACATAGCTTCTG CTTCTACTTCGAAGGCTGTTCAGGATTCTGGTAATTTATCTGATGTAAACACTGCAAGGGATATGAACGAG AAAGTGTTATCCACAACTGCTCCTTGTCAAGACCAGGATACATCGGTTAACCTCTCGGATGACTTTCCGAAGACCGTTGAACGTGTTTTAACCATTGGCGCCAATCCACCAACGACCAGCGATTATCCAACAATCAGTAGTAGTTATCCGACGGTCAACTATTATCCAACCACAATGGATTTTCACCCTGTTCAACAGACACTTCTGATAG TTGGAGACGGTGGTGGAGGCGTAGAGCTGTGGGATGTTAGTTCTGGaaaaatgttgtttagaagaaCGTTAATGATGTGGGAAGTAGAGGCTTTTTCAGCTGAATTTCTG AAAAGTATGGGTGAAGATCCGAGGATCTCAGTCAATCGAGTCCTATGGAGTTCCGATGGCTCTCTCTTTG GGGTTGCATCTTCTAAGAACATTGTTCAACTATATAGTTATCATAATAATGACAATCATGCTGAAAACCATCTGGAG ATTGAGGCTCATTATGGCAGTGTAAATGATCTTGCATTTTCTAAGCCAAATAACCAACTTCTTGTCATAACGTGCGGTGAGGACAAGTTGGTCAAG GTCTGGAATACTAACAATGGTGCTAGACAATATACTTTTGAAGGTCATGGAGCGCCCGTTTACTCTCTTTGCGCTCACGTGAAGGAAGATGTTCAT TTTATATTTTCAACATCAACTAATGGTGAAATAAAAGCATGGGTGTATGAAAACTCGGGACCAAGTGTTTCTTATGAGGCTCCTAGTAAATGTTGCATGAGAATGCTTTACAGTGCCAATGGTAAAAG GCTTTTTTCATGTGGGACTAATAAAGATGGAGACTCGTACttggtggaatggaatgaaAATGATGGTTTCATAGAAAGGACCTACCTCGGACTTGGCAAATGTTCTTCGGGTGTTGTGGAATTTGATATCAGCAGGAATAACTATGTGGCTGCTGGAGATTCCCATGTAATCAAAGTTTGGAATGTAAATGATGCTCAACTCTTGACAGTTGTCAATGCTGGTGGAGACCTTCCT GCAAGTCCATATGTTCGATTCAACAAGAATGGCACTTTATTGGCTGTCTCTGTGGATCAGAACAGTATCAAAATCTTAGCAAATGATGGTGGCCGCATTTTTCTTCAAACTTCATTGGATGCCTCTACATATCTATCTACAAGAGAG ATTGCAGGCAATTCCCTAAGTGGTCCTGCTAATAGTAGCCCGATTGATGGCATTGTCCCTCCG GAAAAGACAGCAGAAAGCCTGGCAAGTATGGAGCATCACAAGATATTAGGGAATCCGAGCACCTCTAAGGTCGTCCAAATTTCACGATGTCAATCTTTGAGGCTCCCCTCGGAAGTGAAGACAAATAAG GTGTGTAGGTTAGCATATACTCAGGCAGGAAATATGCTTGTGGCCTTAGTCGCAGATGGTATTCATCTACTCTGGAAATGGTCGGAGAGTGATTCTAATTTGACTGGCCAG ACAACACCAAAATGCACTCCTCAATTGTGGCAACCACGGAGTGGGCAGAGTGGGGTGGTTTTGAAGAACAGTCTGCCCAGTAGTGATGCAGGAGCAGTTTCACCTTGCATAGCTTTAACCAATAATGGTTTTTATGCACTTTCGGCATCCGGAGGAGCAGTTTCTATATTTAACTTAAACCTCTATAAG AAAATGAAAAGTATCACGCCTCCTACACCTGCAGCAACATGTATTGCTTGCCACCCGACTAATAACAATGTGATTGCTGTTGGGATGGATGATTCGACAATCATTGTCTACAGTGTCCGTTCGGAGGAG TTCATAAGCAGGCTTCAGGGACACTCAAAAAGGATTACTGGACTTGCATTCTCTAACACACTGAATGTGCTTGTTTCTTCAGGAGCAGACTCTCAG ATAGTGGTGTGGAATTCAACAAACTGGGAGAGGGAGGGAAGTACAATGTTGCAGATGTCTGCAGACTGGTTACCAACAGAAGTATCAGAGACATCTGTCGAATATCAGCGAGATGAGAAATGCTTCCTTGTCGTACATGAGACTCAAATTGCAATCTATGAAACAACAAAGCTAGAATGTGTGAAGCAG TGGATGATCAAAAACTTCTGTGCGCGAATTTCACATGCAACATTTTCATGTGATAGTGAGTGGATATATATTGTTATGAAAGACGGGATCATTTTGATACTCTCTGCTTCAGATCTCTCCCCCAAATATGAGATTGATCCTTCTACTTTCCTCACTTCTGATTTGag TTCTCATGTGTTCCCTGTGGTGGTTGCTGCTCATCCTCAAAATCCAAACCAGTTAGCTTTGGGTTTAAACGACGGTGGAGTAGTCGTTATTGAACCTTCAGAGTCTGATGGTAGATGGTGTGAGCCACCCAAGGCGACGACTCTTACCAATGAGCAACCAATATAG